One region of Microbacterium sp. M28 genomic DNA includes:
- the nadE gene encoding ammonia-dependent NAD(+) synthetase gives MSLQQQIADDLGVQPEIDPQPEIDRRVQFLADYLVTTGAHGFVLGISGGQDSTLAGRLAQLAVEKARERGARASFIAVRLPYRVQLDADDAAAALAFIAADRAIEVNIQYGVDGVEKDIEQAAGADISDFNRGNIKARIRMVTQYALAGHDRMLVIGTDHAAEAVTGFYTKFGDGAADLLPLSGLTKRQGKALLRTLGAPDRLWLKVPTADLLDGQPGRADEDELGLTYEQIDDYLEGRQVDADVAARIESKYLATEHKRRLPVTPTDTWWRPAP, from the coding sequence GTGTCGCTTCAGCAGCAGATCGCCGACGACCTCGGCGTGCAGCCCGAGATCGACCCGCAGCCCGAGATCGACCGTCGGGTGCAGTTCCTCGCCGACTATCTGGTGACCACCGGCGCGCACGGGTTCGTGCTCGGCATCTCCGGCGGCCAGGACTCGACGCTCGCAGGCAGGCTCGCGCAGCTCGCCGTCGAGAAGGCGCGGGAACGGGGCGCACGCGCCTCGTTCATCGCCGTGCGGCTTCCGTACCGCGTGCAGCTGGACGCGGACGACGCGGCAGCGGCGCTGGCGTTCATCGCGGCCGATCGAGCGATCGAGGTCAACATCCAGTACGGCGTCGACGGTGTCGAGAAGGACATCGAGCAGGCCGCCGGAGCGGACATCTCGGACTTCAACCGCGGCAACATCAAGGCGCGCATTCGCATGGTCACCCAGTACGCCCTCGCCGGGCACGACCGGATGCTGGTCATCGGCACCGATCACGCGGCCGAGGCCGTGACCGGCTTCTACACGAAGTTCGGCGACGGTGCGGCGGACCTGCTTCCGCTGTCCGGTCTCACCAAGCGCCAGGGCAAGGCGCTGCTGCGCACGCTGGGCGCCCCCGACCGGCTGTGGCTCAAGGTGCCGACGGCCGATCTGCTGGACGGTCAGCCAGGCCGAGCCGACGAGGACGAACTCGGCCTCACGTACGAGCAGATCGACGACTACCTCGAGGGGCGACAGGTGGATGCCGACGTCGCCGCTCGCATCGAGAGCAAGTACCTCGCCACCGAGCACAAGCGCCGCCTGCCCGTCACGCCGACCGACACCTGGTGGCGCCCCGCTCCTTGA
- a CDS encoding aldo/keto reductase encodes MTLIGRSDLDVFPLALGGNVFGWTADRDASFAILDAFTQGGGDFIDTADGYSHWAPGNSGGESETLIGEWLTSRKPRDVVIATKVSTHPDFPGLSAKNIRAAAEASLRRLGVESIDLYYAHFDDESVPLEETVAAFGQLVTDGLVRHTAVSNYSADRIRSWIAIAQDAGTALPVAVQPHYNLVHRNAVEESIIPVAEEFGLDLIPYYALASGFLTGKYRSDDPTAVASARAGGAAKYATSHGLRIIDELERIGTAHGASVASVALAWLRSQPTVVAPIASASRVEQVADLLASARVQLSPEEIASLSAVSAWSYAGR; translated from the coding sequence ATGACCCTGATCGGCCGCAGCGACCTCGATGTGTTCCCGCTCGCCCTCGGCGGCAACGTGTTCGGTTGGACCGCCGATCGCGATGCCTCCTTCGCGATCCTGGACGCCTTCACGCAGGGCGGCGGTGACTTCATCGACACCGCGGACGGCTACAGCCATTGGGCTCCAGGCAACTCCGGCGGCGAGAGCGAGACGCTGATCGGCGAATGGCTGACATCGCGCAAGCCGCGCGATGTCGTCATCGCGACCAAAGTGAGCACGCATCCGGACTTCCCCGGCCTGTCGGCGAAGAACATCCGCGCGGCGGCCGAGGCGTCGCTGAGGAGGCTCGGCGTCGAGAGCATCGATCTGTACTACGCGCACTTCGACGACGAATCGGTTCCGCTCGAGGAGACCGTCGCGGCGTTCGGCCAGCTCGTCACGGACGGGCTCGTGCGCCACACGGCCGTCTCCAACTACTCCGCCGACCGCATCCGCTCGTGGATCGCGATCGCGCAGGATGCCGGGACGGCACTGCCGGTCGCGGTGCAGCCGCACTACAACCTCGTGCACCGCAATGCGGTCGAGGAGAGCATCATCCCCGTCGCGGAGGAGTTCGGGCTCGACCTGATCCCGTACTACGCGCTGGCCAGCGGATTCCTCACCGGGAAATACCGCTCGGACGACCCGACCGCCGTCGCATCGGCTCGTGCGGGCGGAGCGGCGAAGTACGCCACCTCGCACGGCCTGCGCATCATCGACGAGCTCGAGCGCATCGGCACGGCGCACGGCGCCTCGGTGGCGTCCGTGGCGCTGGCCTGGCTGCGGTCGCAGCCCACGGTCGTCGCCCCGATCGCCAGCGCATCGCGTGTCGAGCAGGTGGCCGACCTGCTCGCCAGCGCTCGCGTCCAGCTGAGTCCGGAGGAGATCGCGTCCCTCAGCGCGGTATCCGCCTGGTCGTACGCCGGTCGCTGA
- a CDS encoding AAA family ATPase: MRLHRLEVEGFGPFLERQTVDFDAFAADGIFLIAGRTGAGKSSILDAVCFGLYGSVPRYDGGEKRLRSDHCEPDDPSEVVVEFSTTAGRFRVTRSPEYMRPARRGGGMTKQASAVALDEWTGDAWLGRAARAVDVANELDAILQLSQSQFLQVILLAQNRFARFLLADSKERQALLRRLFGTERFEDIQVRFDERRKASDNALSARLMTVTTRLEEAETVVVDAGLQGTTADAGDGSESPDDSPPEVGAGPTEERLEALRRALARAEYRAERAQADADDAERRSTDADAALAARREEQAAQRERDRARAALRRLDDEEPQIATARAELDRARSAEGLRPAIAAATRARCALDAAAEAEAEARTRWKALGIALPELTATMLEDWATARSEQRGSWQRAQEYEQRSAQRAEERAEATRRVAEASERIAADDVERSALPQERAAASAEREAARRTADRIDALAQECDRARSRRAAAVEVARLSTVIETVDGEFAAANTRLARKQTELSTLLQRRLDGMAGELAEALVSGQACAVCGSTTHPAPAAHTDPVSGDDIAEAQSERDDAARSERETADRLTALRAELAAATALADGRDAEQGDAELAAAVAAHDEALSAVGRVAETEERLAAIEERIARLERERDDSSAALATAREALAVLEEREREAEAIIAEARGPFASVAERVADSAEGIAAARALAAALAETARRGTAADEARSERDAAIALSVFDDSDHVETALRSTAERDALEGRITAHTVQRETEKAILLPLEMRTLPEEPIDVGPAEEAARVSRDAWKNAVDSSAQASAVARRLGALIDGAATEHARSAEQMQEHELLKGLADTIAGRAGNTRRMTLETFVLAAELEEIVDAANRRLSDMSTGRYQLRHSDALAARGAASGLGIVVFDAFTGHTRPAQSLSGGETFLSSLALALGLAEVVTARAGGITLDTLFIDEGFGSLDADTLDVAMRTLDELRAGGRTVGVISHVEAMQEQIPAQLRVEQTDAGPSRIVGPAGSRG, from the coding sequence GTGCGCCTGCATCGCCTCGAGGTCGAGGGCTTCGGTCCGTTCCTCGAACGCCAGACGGTCGACTTCGACGCGTTCGCGGCCGATGGCATCTTCCTCATCGCCGGCCGGACAGGGGCGGGAAAGTCCAGCATCCTCGACGCGGTCTGCTTCGGGCTCTACGGATCGGTGCCGCGCTACGACGGCGGCGAGAAGCGGCTGCGCAGCGATCATTGCGAGCCGGACGACCCGAGCGAGGTGGTCGTCGAGTTCAGTACGACCGCCGGACGATTCCGCGTGACGCGTTCGCCCGAGTACATGCGACCGGCCAGACGCGGCGGCGGCATGACCAAACAGGCCTCGGCGGTCGCACTCGACGAATGGACCGGCGACGCGTGGCTCGGACGCGCGGCGCGGGCCGTCGATGTGGCGAACGAACTGGACGCGATCCTCCAGCTGAGCCAGTCGCAGTTCCTGCAGGTGATCCTGCTGGCGCAGAACCGGTTCGCCCGTTTCCTGCTCGCCGACAGCAAGGAGCGCCAGGCGCTGCTGCGACGGCTGTTCGGCACGGAGCGCTTCGAAGACATCCAGGTGCGGTTCGACGAGCGGCGGAAGGCGTCTGACAACGCGCTGAGCGCACGACTCATGACCGTCACGACACGTCTCGAGGAGGCCGAGACCGTCGTGGTGGACGCAGGCCTGCAGGGCACGACGGCGGATGCCGGCGATGGATCGGAGTCGCCGGATGACTCGCCGCCGGAGGTGGGCGCAGGCCCGACCGAAGAACGGCTGGAGGCGCTGCGGCGTGCGCTGGCCAGGGCCGAGTACCGCGCGGAGCGCGCTCAGGCAGACGCGGACGATGCCGAACGGCGCTCCACCGACGCCGACGCGGCGCTCGCCGCCCGGCGTGAGGAGCAGGCGGCGCAGCGGGAGCGCGATCGTGCGCGCGCGGCGCTGCGCCGACTGGACGACGAAGAACCGCAGATCGCGACGGCCAGGGCCGAGCTGGATCGCGCGCGCAGTGCCGAGGGTCTTCGACCGGCGATCGCCGCCGCGACGAGGGCCCGATGCGCGCTGGACGCGGCCGCCGAAGCCGAAGCCGAGGCGCGAACGCGCTGGAAGGCGCTCGGCATCGCCCTGCCCGAGCTCACCGCGACCATGCTCGAGGACTGGGCGACGGCGCGCTCCGAGCAGCGCGGCAGCTGGCAGCGCGCTCAGGAGTACGAGCAGCGGTCTGCGCAGCGCGCGGAGGAACGGGCGGAGGCGACCCGGCGAGTCGCCGAGGCGTCGGAGCGGATCGCCGCGGACGACGTGGAGCGCTCCGCCCTGCCACAGGAGCGTGCCGCAGCCTCCGCTGAACGGGAGGCCGCGCGCCGAACGGCCGACCGGATCGACGCCCTCGCCCAGGAGTGCGATCGGGCGCGATCGCGCCGCGCCGCAGCCGTCGAGGTCGCGCGGCTGTCGACGGTCATCGAGACCGTCGACGGCGAGTTCGCCGCGGCGAACACCCGGCTCGCGCGCAAGCAGACCGAGCTGTCGACTCTGCTGCAGCGCCGGCTGGACGGCATGGCGGGCGAGCTCGCCGAGGCGCTGGTCTCAGGGCAGGCCTGCGCCGTGTGCGGCTCGACGACGCACCCCGCGCCGGCCGCGCACACCGATCCGGTCTCGGGCGATGACATCGCCGAGGCTCAGTCCGAGCGCGACGATGCGGCGCGCTCGGAGCGCGAGACCGCCGATCGGCTCACCGCGCTCAGAGCCGAACTCGCCGCGGCGACCGCGCTGGCGGACGGCCGGGACGCCGAACAGGGCGATGCCGAGCTCGCCGCCGCCGTCGCCGCCCACGACGAGGCGCTGTCCGCCGTCGGTCGGGTCGCCGAGACCGAGGAGCGTCTCGCGGCCATCGAGGAGCGCATCGCCAGGCTTGAGCGCGAACGCGACGATTCCTCCGCGGCTCTCGCGACGGCGAGGGAGGCGCTCGCCGTCCTCGAGGAGCGCGAGCGCGAGGCCGAGGCGATCATCGCCGAGGCACGCGGTCCGTTCGCATCCGTGGCAGAGCGCGTCGCCGATTCCGCCGAAGGCATCGCGGCAGCCCGTGCGCTCGCCGCGGCTCTCGCCGAGACAGCGCGACGCGGAACCGCCGCGGACGAGGCACGCAGCGAACGCGACGCCGCGATCGCGCTGTCCGTTTTCGATGACTCGGACCACGTCGAGACCGCCCTGCGCTCCACGGCCGAGCGCGACGCCCTGGAGGGCCGGATCACCGCGCACACCGTGCAGCGTGAGACCGAGAAGGCGATCCTGCTTCCCCTGGAGATGCGCACCCTCCCCGAGGAGCCGATCGACGTCGGCCCCGCCGAGGAGGCGGCGCGGGTCTCCAGAGACGCATGGAAGAACGCCGTCGACAGCTCCGCGCAGGCGTCCGCCGTCGCGCGGCGACTGGGCGCGCTGATCGACGGCGCCGCCACGGAGCACGCCCGCAGCGCGGAGCAGATGCAGGAGCACGAGCTGCTGAAGGGCCTGGCCGACACGATCGCCGGGCGCGCGGGCAACACGCGCCGCATGACTCTGGAGACCTTCGTCCTCGCCGCCGAACTCGAGGAGATCGTGGATGCCGCGAACAGGCGCCTGAGCGACATGTCGACCGGCCGCTACCAGCTCCGCCACTCGGACGCGCTCGCCGCCCGAGGCGCGGCATCAGGACTCGGAATCGTCGTGTTCGACGCCTTCACCGGCCACACACGACCCGCGCAGTCGCTGTCCGGGGGAGAGACGTTCCTCTCCTCCCTGGCGCTCGCGCTGGGGCTCGCCGAGGTCGTCACGGCGCGCGCAGGTGGCATCACCCTCGACACGCTCTTCATCGACGAGGGCTTCGGCTCACTGGACGCGGACACGCTGGACGTCGCCATGCGCACGCTCGACGAACTGCGCGCCGGCGGTCGCACGGTCGGTGTGATCAGCCACGTCGAGGCCATGCAGGAGCAGATTCCCGCGCAGCTGCGCGTCGAGCAGACCGACGCGGGGCCGAGTCGGATCGTCGGCCCCGCGGGCAGCCGCGGCTGA
- a CDS encoding exonuclease SbcCD subunit D yields the protein MRILHTSDWHIGRTFHGNSTMDALAEVLGALVAQVRAHDVEVVIVAGDVFDSATPAGPAYTLLGDTLVALHDAGAAVIVTSGNHDSAARLGFQARLLRDGIHVQTDPVAIGVPITIADAHGPVHFFGIPYLEPALVRQYWPDAVLRTQAQTMAHAMELVRAGMAAHTGRSVAIAHCFAAGVDATAGLEREVRQGGLDVVPLSVFDGPDYVALGHIHGRQQLSDRVRYAGAPLHYSFGEQDKPRGSWLIDLDAEGLATVEWLDLPVPRRLVTLTGALDDILSAENVAAHATDWVCAVYTDALPQAEPMRRLKERFAFCALVQHEPEQTVARLEQSYSARLRTAVTDTDRIEAFLEHVREGHGATEREHELIREVLDERVAAEALV from the coding sequence ATGCGCATCCTGCACACCTCCGATTGGCACATCGGCCGCACGTTCCATGGCAACTCCACCATGGATGCGCTGGCCGAGGTGCTCGGCGCGCTCGTGGCGCAGGTGCGTGCGCACGATGTCGAGGTCGTCATCGTCGCCGGCGATGTCTTCGACTCGGCCACGCCTGCCGGCCCCGCGTACACGCTTCTCGGCGACACGCTCGTCGCCCTGCACGACGCCGGCGCCGCCGTGATCGTCACCAGCGGCAACCACGATTCCGCCGCACGGCTCGGTTTCCAGGCGCGGCTGCTGCGCGACGGCATCCACGTGCAGACCGACCCGGTCGCGATCGGCGTGCCGATCACGATCGCCGATGCCCACGGTCCGGTGCACTTCTTCGGCATCCCGTACCTCGAGCCGGCCCTCGTGCGCCAGTACTGGCCGGATGCCGTGCTCCGCACGCAGGCGCAGACGATGGCGCACGCCATGGAACTGGTGCGCGCCGGCATGGCGGCGCACACCGGCCGCTCGGTCGCGATCGCGCACTGCTTCGCCGCCGGCGTCGACGCGACCGCAGGGCTCGAGCGCGAGGTCCGTCAGGGCGGTCTCGACGTCGTTCCGCTGTCGGTGTTCGACGGTCCGGACTACGTCGCTCTCGGCCACATCCACGGCCGGCAGCAGCTCAGCGATCGCGTCCGGTATGCGGGGGCGCCGCTGCACTACAGCTTCGGCGAACAGGACAAGCCGCGCGGCTCCTGGCTGATCGACCTCGACGCCGAAGGGCTCGCCACCGTCGAATGGCTCGACCTGCCGGTTCCGCGCCGCCTCGTGACGCTGACCGGAGCCCTCGACGACATCCTGTCGGCCGAGAACGTCGCGGCCCACGCCACGGACTGGGTATGCGCGGTGTACACCGACGCGCTCCCGCAGGCTGAGCCGATGCGCCGGCTGAAGGAGCGGTTCGCGTTCTGCGCGCTGGTCCAGCACGAGCCGGAACAGACCGTCGCGCGGCTCGAGCAGTCCTACTCCGCGCGGCTGCGCACAGCGGTCACCGACACAGACCGCATCGAGGCCTTCCTCGAGCACGTACGCGAGGGCCACGGGGCGACCGAGCGCGAGCACGAGCTGATCCGCGAGGTGCTCGACGAGCGAGTGGCCGCGGAGGCACTGGTCTAG